The bacterium genome includes a window with the following:
- a CDS encoding P1 family peptidase: MWHLSAESLLVAVLLAMLGEWAAAAESGPGRPRTRQAGVEVGILPTGPLNAITDVNGVKVGHCTLWRGDSIRTGVTVILPHAGNLFQEKVPAAVYCGNAFGKLAGSTQVVELGTLETPIALTNTLSVPVAMQALVKYTLQQAGNEEVASVNAVVGETNDGWLNDIRGMHVQEEHVWQALAAAKTGEVEEGSVGAGTGTQCLGFKGGIGTSSRRLPQELGGYTVGVLVQTNFGGILTINGAPAGRELGKFYLSEQVAKAQDGGSCMIVVATDAPLSPRNLERLARRALFGLARAGGFMANGSGEYVIAFSTAYRIPHQLPAARLHIANELANEAMTPLFLAVVEAGEEAVYNSLFKATTVVGRSGRKLEALPLAETIALLQRYQVLHLQKRLPGLPQGGKD; encoded by the coding sequence ATGTGGCACTTGAGCGCAGAGAGTCTGTTGGTGGCCGTGTTGCTGGCGATGCTTGGGGAATGGGCCGCAGCGGCGGAGTCCGGCCCGGGCCGGCCGCGCACCCGCCAGGCCGGCGTCGAAGTCGGCATTTTGCCCACCGGTCCGTTGAATGCGATCACCGACGTCAACGGTGTCAAAGTCGGACATTGTACGTTGTGGCGCGGCGATTCGATTCGCACCGGCGTGACCGTGATCCTGCCGCACGCCGGCAACCTCTTTCAGGAGAAGGTGCCGGCCGCGGTTTACTGCGGTAATGCGTTCGGCAAGCTGGCGGGTTCCACGCAGGTCGTGGAGTTGGGCACGCTGGAAACCCCGATCGCCTTGACCAACACGCTGAGCGTGCCGGTGGCCATGCAAGCGCTGGTGAAGTACACGCTGCAGCAAGCCGGCAACGAAGAGGTGGCCTCGGTGAATGCGGTGGTGGGTGAGACCAACGACGGCTGGTTGAATGACATTCGCGGGATGCACGTGCAGGAAGAGCACGTGTGGCAAGCGCTGGCCGCAGCCAAAACCGGTGAAGTGGAAGAAGGCAGCGTGGGCGCGGGCACCGGCACGCAATGCCTGGGCTTCAAGGGCGGGATTGGCACTTCCTCGCGGCGGCTGCCGCAGGAGTTGGGCGGATACACCGTCGGGGTGCTGGTGCAAACGAACTTCGGCGGCATTCTCACCATCAACGGCGCGCCGGCGGGACGGGAGCTGGGCAAGTTCTATTTGAGCGAGCAGGTGGCGAAAGCGCAGGACGGCGGATCGTGCATGATCGTGGTCGCAACGGATGCGCCGCTCTCCCCGCGCAACCTCGAGCGCCTCGCCAGGCGCGCACTGTTCGGATTGGCGCGCGCCGGCGGGTTCATGGCCAACGGCAGCGGCGAATACGTCATCGCATTTTCCACGGCGTATCGCATTCCGCATCAACTACCGGCGGCCCGCCTGCATATCGCGAACGAGCTGGCGAACGAGGCCATGACCCCGCTTTTTCTCGCCGTGGTGGAAGCCGGCGAAGAGGCCGTTTACAATTCTCTGTTCAAAGCGACAACTGTTGTGGGAAGAAGCGGACGCAAGCTGGAGGCGCTGCCGTTGGCAGAGACGATCGCGCTGTTGCAGCGCTATCAGGTGCTGCATTTGCAGAAGCGTCTGCCCGGACTGCCGCAAGGCGGGAAGGACTAA
- a CDS encoding PH domain-containing protein gives MTYRTRPAWRRQWGIMFLALFFVAGILAALYEAYASQDSRNLVASLSLFAVPLLLLALIMMFRHYAWRFTVERGTIESRRGYIAREIKSVRVEDVRNINVTQTFMQRLLGIGNVEFSSSGTAGIEVIFEDVADPLSVREKIQNMM, from the coding sequence ATGACTTATCGCACTCGTCCGGCTTGGCGGCGGCAATGGGGCATCATGTTTTTAGCCCTCTTTTTCGTGGCCGGCATTCTCGCGGCGCTGTACGAGGCGTATGCCTCGCAGGACAGCCGCAATCTGGTCGCCTCGCTCTCCCTCTTTGCCGTGCCGCTTCTGCTGCTCGCTTTGATCATGATGTTCCGCCATTACGCCTGGCGCTTCACGGTCGAACGCGGCACCATCGAAAGCCGGCGCGGATACATCGCGCGCGAGATCAAATCGGTGCGCGTGGAAGACGTCCGCAACATCAACGTAACGCAAACGTTCATGCAGCGGTTGCTCGGCATCGGCAACGTCGAATTCAGCAGCTCGGGCACGGCGGGCATCGAGGTGATTTTCGAAGATGTGGCCGACCCTTTGAGCGTCAGAGAGAAAATCCAAAACATGATGTGA
- a CDS encoding response regulator, which yields MTAVKSCWSILVLEDNANLRELLRGNFGMLLGNAVHVDFAASICQAIAKVKGQMLRGNPYDLFWVDLYLDYFSYDDDHGEIIAAKSFSQIIDTAAFLEQHAVTELRWPALIGLLQAPITPPHKESEHYSDREKLAVLQRFLPYCLPAAQASFSALLDLMALYLTAAHDGATSASEENIYVHNALTFIFHKLQQWVGSSAQKEFEMNGKGMEEWQEAARGELVPSRNAKSDQSWTLFHAWAEQFYSHVALGARGYEAYSQANPLLAELKRLAPEGYPLFLVNTAYPGRRAELLEAAAIWPAENVIVGQHDFKGSQRDRLMVEYLARLFRQCRRPYFFLRSRRRGANTFAISSDISPVAARMHNIHAAAELLIDERDAGFAFSHQAFFPELTSAFEKASNVEAEFLAELRRQTLEDMQDCLQERQPRMMQNLWLTVPPGFFKSAVSHESFTLELQAPEGTRQRVTLTFDEGRWILFELACRRWFPKCFFMHSSWTVRHKHDGQQVYFHSTPELLAAALVHATYDHPELFPPAHDAERLARTLQPAPAFYRAQTPYADAFDWPAFWQETFGQLDARHQWPARLVPVLQARRMLILAIRVLKELHIRRLANHLLRAAPLTALDWPGVMTSAEFLPAEKTLTEHLHRLEKGEAAYMQAQDLLPKLRNLLSVVLCFYSFPTVELGQFYRYWESKQIPTSGTRPTEKFSSVNGKLENLRFMHSVPLPAQAEGKSRFLFVPAFLGGDQSQIMCAAPALETPLHDDVTAGSFLDFLALIPSLML from the coding sequence GTGACTGCCGTGAAGAGTTGCTGGTCAATTCTCGTGCTTGAAGACAACGCCAACCTGCGCGAACTGCTGCGCGGGAACTTCGGCATGCTGTTGGGCAACGCCGTGCATGTGGATTTTGCCGCCAGCATCTGCCAGGCCATCGCCAAAGTCAAAGGCCAAATGCTGCGGGGCAATCCTTACGACCTCTTTTGGGTCGATCTTTATCTGGATTATTTTTCCTACGACGACGATCACGGCGAGATCATTGCGGCCAAATCCTTCTCTCAAATCATTGACACCGCCGCGTTCTTGGAGCAGCATGCCGTGACTGAGCTGCGCTGGCCGGCACTGATCGGCCTCTTGCAGGCGCCCATTACGCCGCCGCACAAGGAAAGTGAGCACTACAGCGACCGCGAAAAGCTCGCGGTGCTGCAGAGGTTCCTGCCCTATTGCCTGCCCGCGGCCCAGGCGAGCTTCAGCGCGCTGCTCGACTTGATGGCGCTCTATCTCACCGCAGCGCACGACGGCGCAACCAGCGCCAGCGAGGAAAACATCTACGTGCACAATGCCCTCACTTTCATCTTCCACAAGCTGCAGCAATGGGTGGGCAGCTCTGCCCAAAAGGAATTCGAAATGAATGGCAAAGGCATGGAAGAGTGGCAGGAGGCGGCGCGCGGCGAACTGGTACCGAGCCGCAATGCCAAGAGCGATCAAAGTTGGACTCTGTTTCACGCCTGGGCGGAGCAGTTCTACAGCCACGTCGCGCTGGGGGCCCGGGGCTATGAAGCCTACAGCCAGGCCAATCCGCTGCTGGCGGAGTTGAAACGCCTGGCGCCGGAGGGCTATCCGCTCTTTCTGGTCAACACCGCTTATCCCGGCCGCCGCGCCGAATTGCTGGAGGCTGCCGCCATCTGGCCGGCGGAAAACGTGATCGTCGGCCAGCATGATTTCAAGGGCAGCCAGCGTGACCGTCTCATGGTGGAATATCTCGCCCGCCTCTTCCGCCAATGCCGGCGGCCGTACTTCTTCCTCCGCAGCCGGCGGCGCGGGGCGAATACTTTTGCCATCAGTAGCGACATCAGCCCGGTCGCGGCCCGAATGCACAACATCCACGCCGCCGCAGAACTGCTCATCGATGAACGTGACGCCGGCTTCGCCTTCAGCCACCAGGCTTTTTTTCCGGAGCTGACCAGCGCCTTTGAAAAGGCAAGCAACGTCGAAGCGGAATTCCTGGCGGAACTGCGCCGCCAGACATTGGAGGACATGCAGGATTGCCTGCAAGAACGCCAGCCGCGCATGATGCAAAATCTGTGGCTCACGGTGCCACCGGGCTTCTTCAAGAGTGCCGTTTCGCACGAATCCTTCACGCTGGAACTGCAGGCGCCCGAAGGCACGCGCCAGCGCGTGACCTTGACCTTCGATGAAGGCCGGTGGATTCTCTTCGAACTAGCTTGCCGGCGCTGGTTTCCGAAATGTTTCTTCATGCACAGCAGTTGGACGGTGCGGCACAAGCACGACGGCCAGCAGGTCTATTTTCATTCCACGCCGGAACTGCTGGCGGCGGCCCTGGTGCATGCCACCTACGATCATCCTGAACTCTTTCCGCCGGCACACGATGCCGAACGCCTGGCCCGTACCCTGCAGCCTGCGCCCGCCTTTTATCGAGCGCAGACTCCCTATGCCGACGCGTTTGACTGGCCGGCGTTTTGGCAGGAGACTTTCGGCCAGTTGGATGCCCGGCACCAATGGCCGGCCCGCCTGGTGCCGGTTCTGCAAGCCCGTCGCATGCTGATTCTGGCGATACGCGTGCTCAAGGAATTGCACATCCGGCGTCTTGCCAACCACCTGCTCAGAGCCGCGCCGCTGACCGCGCTGGACTGGCCCGGCGTGATGACCAGCGCGGAATTTCTCCCGGCAGAAAAAACGCTGACCGAACACTTGCACCGCTTGGAAAAAGGCGAAGCGGCATACATGCAAGCGCAAGACTTGCTGCCCAAACTCAGAAACCTGCTTTCCGTTGTGCTATGCTTCTACTCGTTTCCCACGGTTGAGTTGGGGCAGTTTTATCGTTACTGGGAGAGTAAACAAATCCCCACATCCGGCACGCGGCCAACGGAGAAATTCTCCAGCGTCAACGGCAAGCTGGAGAATCTCAGATTCATGCACAGCGTGCCGTTGCCGGCGCAAGCGGAGGGCAAAAGCAGATTCCTCTTCGTGCCGGCGTTCCTCGGAGGCGACCAATCGCAAATCATGTGCGCCGCGCCGGCACTCGAAACGCCACTTCATGATGACGTGACTGCCGGGAGTTTCCTGGATTTTCTGGCCCTCATTCCCTCGCTTATGTTGTGA
- a CDS encoding menaquinone biosynthesis decarboxylase produces MPFPFPALGDFARHLESLGELHRVKVEVDPELEITEIAVRALREQRPALLFEKVKGARFPLAINLLASERRLELALGRHPDQLGEELIHFVEAAMPPRPRLVVDHWPVVKRLLAARPKRSRNALSQQIISAPQLSHLPIQKCWPEDGGRFITLGQVFTHDPRDGKRNVGMYRMQVYDDRSTGMHWQIQKGGGFHYYQAQKLGREFEIAVALGTDPATLLATIAALPEGIDEVMFAGFLRGAPVPMAQGKSIAMPVPAEAEFILEGRVPLDESRREGPFGDHFGHYSHAADFPVFHLNQITHRRGAIYPCTVVGKPPMEDKFLGDATQQILRPLARLIHKEIKSLWAYYEAGFHNLLVVAVEQRYQKEAMKSALGLMGTDQLSLTKCIVLVSDHVNVRDWKSVLAAIKANFDPHYDFVMIPKVPLDTLDFTSFKMNLGSKMILDATVKDGARGRQGEGEIGSEGERERMENVLARLPQEFPGVQEACLHDETLLLVKTAGEGREIIARLVKLPELRALKIIAAVSADVDLHSRESYIWGVFTRFDAERDVIFSEQSLLGISPIYRGVMGIDATWKPGYPGPLVMTEEIRARVEKRWEEYWR; encoded by the coding sequence ATGCCCTTTCCCTTTCCAGCCCTCGGCGATTTTGCCCGCCACCTCGAATCCCTCGGTGAATTGCATCGCGTCAAAGTCGAAGTCGATCCCGAATTGGAGATCACTGAGATCGCGGTGCGCGCCCTGCGGGAACAGCGACCGGCGCTGCTGTTCGAAAAAGTCAAAGGCGCGCGCTTTCCGCTCGCCATCAATCTGCTCGCCAGCGAGCGCCGCCTCGAGCTGGCGCTCGGCAGGCATCCCGATCAACTGGGCGAAGAGCTGATCCATTTCGTCGAAGCCGCCATGCCACCCAGGCCCCGGCTGGTCGTCGATCACTGGCCGGTGGTGAAGCGCCTGCTCGCGGCACGGCCCAAACGCAGCCGCAACGCCCTCTCGCAACAAATCATCAGCGCGCCGCAACTCTCCCACCTGCCGATTCAAAAATGCTGGCCGGAAGACGGTGGCCGCTTCATCACGCTGGGCCAGGTCTTCACGCACGATCCGCGCGACGGCAAGCGCAACGTCGGCATGTACCGCATGCAAGTCTATGACGATCGCAGCACCGGCATGCACTGGCAAATTCAAAAGGGCGGCGGGTTTCATTACTATCAAGCGCAGAAGCTCGGGCGGGAATTTGAAATCGCGGTGGCGCTGGGCACAGATCCGGCGACGCTGCTGGCGACGATTGCAGCGCTGCCGGAGGGCATCGATGAGGTAATGTTCGCGGGCTTTTTGCGCGGCGCGCCCGTGCCCATGGCCCAGGGCAAGTCCATCGCCATGCCGGTGCCCGCCGAGGCGGAATTCATTCTCGAGGGCCGGGTGCCGCTCGACGAAAGCCGGCGCGAAGGTCCGTTCGGCGACCACTTCGGCCACTACTCACACGCCGCCGATTTTCCCGTGTTTCACCTCAACCAGATCACGCATCGCCGTGGCGCGATCTATCCCTGCACCGTGGTCGGCAAGCCGCCGATGGAAGACAAATTTCTCGGCGACGCCACGCAGCAAATTCTCAGGCCGCTTGCCCGCCTGATTCACAAGGAAATCAAAAGTCTGTGGGCCTACTATGAAGCCGGGTTTCACAATCTGCTCGTGGTTGCGGTGGAGCAGCGCTATCAGAAAGAAGCGATGAAGTCCGCGCTCGGCTTGATGGGCACGGATCAGCTTTCGCTCACCAAGTGCATCGTGCTGGTGTCCGATCATGTGAATGTGCGCGACTGGAAATCCGTGCTCGCCGCGATCAAGGCGAATTTCGATCCGCACTACGATTTCGTAATGATTCCCAAAGTGCCGCTCGACACGCTGGACTTCACTTCTTTCAAAATGAATCTCGGCAGCAAAATGATCTTGGATGCCACGGTGAAGGACGGGGCGAGGGGGAGACAGGGTGAGGGGGAGATCGGGAGCGAGGGAGAGAGGGAGAGGATGGAAAATGTTCTGGCGCGCTTGCCGCAGGAATTTCCCGGCGTGCAGGAAGCCTGCCTGCATGATGAAACGCTGCTCCTGGTGAAAACCGCGGGCGAGGGCCGGGAAATCATCGCGCGGCTGGTCAAGCTGCCGGAATTGCGCGCATTGAAAATAATTGCCGCGGTGAGCGCGGATGTTGATTTGCATTCCCGGGAAAGCTACATTTGGGGCGTTTTCACGCGCTTCGATGCCGAGCGCGATGTGATTTTCAGCGAGCAGTCGCTCCTCGGCATTAGCCCGATCTACCGGGGGGTGATGGGCATCGACGCCACCTGGAAGCCGGGCTATCCCGGGCCGCTGGTGATGACGGAGGAGATTCGCGCGCGTGTGGAAAAGAGATGGGAGGAGTATTGGCGATGA
- a CDS encoding NAD-dependent epimerase/dehydratase family protein — translation MRYFLTGATGFIGGRLATALVANGHEVVALVRNAGQAAPLAEAGITLATGDITDKASMRPAMAGADGVFHLAAWYKIGAKDSTMAERINVTGTRHVLELMRELGIPKGVYTSTLAVFSDTHGRKVEENYRYDGPHLSEYDRTKWLAHYQVAVPLAAAGLPLVIVQPGLVYGPGDTSAIAVTFKQYLQRRLPLLPERTAFCWAHVDDVVRGHLLAMEKGRPGESYIIAGPPYTLIEAFEIAERITGIKAPRLRGKPGLLRFMATLSGFFGTFLPLPVTYAAETLRVSAGVTYLGDNAKARRELGYTVRPLEEGLRETLLQLRSNVQSFQAGVAAKTAQALPTDGNHSTDS, via the coding sequence ATGAGATATTTTCTCACCGGCGCGACCGGTTTCATCGGCGGCCGGCTGGCCACAGCTTTGGTCGCCAACGGCCATGAAGTCGTGGCGCTGGTGCGCAATGCCGGCCAAGCCGCGCCACTCGCAGAGGCGGGCATCACACTCGCAACCGGCGACATTACCGACAAAGCAAGCATGCGGCCGGCCATGGCCGGCGCCGACGGCGTCTTTCACCTCGCGGCATGGTACAAGATCGGCGCCAAAGATAGTACAATGGCGGAAAGAATCAACGTGACGGGCACGCGCCACGTGCTGGAATTGATGCGGGAGCTTGGCATTCCCAAGGGCGTGTACACCAGCACGCTCGCGGTTTTTTCCGACACGCACGGCCGGAAAGTGGAGGAGAATTATCGCTACGACGGGCCGCATTTGAGTGAGTATGATCGCACGAAATGGCTGGCGCACTACCAAGTCGCCGTGCCCCTGGCCGCCGCCGGACTGCCGTTGGTAATCGTGCAACCGGGCCTGGTCTACGGCCCGGGCGACACCAGTGCAATCGCCGTGACGTTCAAACAATACCTGCAGCGCCGGCTGCCGCTGCTGCCCGAGCGCACCGCCTTTTGTTGGGCGCATGTCGATGACGTGGTGCGCGGCCATCTCCTGGCGATGGAAAAAGGCCGGCCCGGCGAAAGCTACATCATCGCCGGGCCGCCATACACTTTGATCGAGGCATTTGAAATCGCGGAACGAATCACCGGCATCAAAGCGCCGCGGTTGCGCGGCAAGCCGGGGTTGCTGCGCTTCATGGCGACGCTCAGTGGCTTCTTCGGTACCTTCCTGCCGTTGCCGGTGACGTATGCGGCAGAGACTCTGCGCGTTTCCGCCGGAGTGACTTATCTTGGAGATAATGCGAAAGCGCGGCGCGAACTGGGTTACACCGTACGGCCGCTGGAGGAAGGGTTGCGCGAGACGCTGCTGCAATTGCGAAGTAACGTCCAGTCCTTTCAAGCTGGCGTCGCTGCGAAAACAGCACAGGCTCTTCCAACCGATGGAAACCACTCAACGGACTCATAG
- a CDS encoding class I SAM-dependent methyltransferase, with product MMMPDSPITEAQYLREFYDAFAPFYNDFYDLIDYPAWAGLIQRALDELLPPPRRILEAGCGTGAMLAEIATVPRQTCVGVDLSRPMLDICAKKSFVNPRPGLAQGNLLALGFQEESFDAVLGVFSLLNLYGAAGRRRLLAEIRRVLRPNGVFLADFATVQRYLELREAAGHGQETSHCEAAFKLHQSFPAAQEASSRTPAGSPATDEFVIDRTLSAGSRSARHRMYFFTAAALAAELAQAGLEAIKTVPLVPDSSAPAANRLMLIGRKPCNASTRTSSTNASKSFASKRA from the coding sequence ATGATGATGCCCGATTCCCCCATCACCGAAGCCCAGTACCTCCGCGAGTTCTATGACGCCTTTGCGCCGTTCTACAACGATTTCTATGATCTGATCGACTATCCGGCGTGGGCCGGTTTGATTCAGCGCGCGCTCGATGAGCTGCTGCCGCCGCCGCGCCGCATTTTGGAGGCGGGCTGCGGCACCGGCGCCATGCTGGCGGAAATCGCCACGGTGCCGCGGCAAACCTGTGTGGGCGTTGACTTGAGCCGGCCGATGCTTGACATTTGCGCAAAAAAATCCTTTGTTAATCCGCGGCCGGGGCTGGCGCAAGGCAATCTTCTGGCTCTCGGTTTTCAAGAGGAAAGCTTTGACGCGGTACTCGGTGTCTTCAGCCTGCTCAATCTCTATGGCGCCGCCGGCCGCCGCCGCCTGCTCGCTGAAATCCGGCGGGTGCTCAGGCCCAACGGCGTTTTTCTGGCAGATTTTGCCACGGTGCAGCGCTATCTCGAGTTGCGCGAGGCCGCCGGCCACGGGCAAGAAACCTCGCATTGCGAGGCGGCGTTCAAGCTGCACCAATCCTTTCCGGCGGCGCAAGAGGCCAGTTCCCGCACGCCGGCAGGATCGCCCGCAACCGATGAATTCGTGATCGACCGGACATTGAGCGCCGGCAGCCGAAGCGCCCGCCATCGCATGTATTTCTTCACCGCCGCAGCGCTGGCGGCCGAACTGGCGCAAGCCGGCTTGGAAGCGATAAAAACCGTTCCCCTCGTGCCCGACAGCTCCGCACCGGCAGCCAATCGTCTCATGCTGATTGGACGGAAGCCATGCAACGCTTCTACGCGGACATCATCGACGAATGCATCGAAAAGTTTCGCCTCGAAGAGGGCCTGA